From one Panulirus ornatus isolate Po-2019 chromosome 11, ASM3632096v1, whole genome shotgun sequence genomic stretch:
- the LOC139751226 gene encoding perlucin-like, with protein sequence MRAVSCFTLDAMRAVSCFALLLQVVLSTVRGTGCGGPSAQLATTHQPGQCPEPYQNVGSYCYYFVLNVTTSWSEGRQYCQRFGGDLAVIHTCDHFGVLVRHIHMTGQEVPERWSYWVGGTDLGDEGSWYWIDGVPMAMGVPFWGEAGENHEPSGGLEQNCASLNRDDRYYIHDGVCEMSGYPLCEFGVNTLRVLDGSPDLKSRD encoded by the exons ATGAGAGCAGTCTCCTGCTTCACCCTGGACGCCATGAGAGCAGTCTCCTGCTtcgccctcctcctgcaggtggtgctcTCCACAGTGCGAG GTACGGGATGCGGCGGGCCAAGTGCCCAGTTGGCCACAACGCATCAACCTGGCCAGTGTCCAGAACCCTATCAAAATGTCGGGTCGTACTGCTATTACTTCGTCCTCAACGTGACGACCTCTTGGTCCGAGGGTCGTCAGTACTGCCAGAGGTTTGGAGGGGACTTGGCTGTTATACACACCTGTGACCACTTCGGCGTCTTGGTCAGGCACATCCACATGACGG gtCAGGAGGTCCCAGAGCGATGGTCGTACTGGGTAGGCGGCACAGACCTGGGTGATGAGGGATCGTGGTACTGGATTGACGGAGTCCCTATGGCTATGGGTGTTCCATTCTGGGGTGAG GCTGGCGAGAACCACGAGCCCTCTGGCGGCCTCGAACAGAACTGCGCCAGCCTTAACCGAGACGACCGATATTACATCCACGACGGCGTGTGTGAGATGAGCGGTTACCCGCTGTGTGAGTTCGGTGTGAACACCCTACGTGTACTGGACGGCTCACCTGACCTCAAGTCACGTGACTGA
- the jhamt gene encoding juvenile hormone acid O-methyltransferase has product MEDAQLYASANAMQKRDALLVLTEFLPQMAWQEEGEMILDIGCGSGDVTRNLLMPLLPRVEKVTGVDLSHEMVNFASKTFQHNSLAFQQLDIERVIQPRQVFPEGFTKVFSFYCLHWVKGQENCLTNIFQLLQPGGETLLVFLASNPLFTMYEIMSQKPQWQQYMQDVSNYIPSYQHKTDPVQAMVDVAEDVGFEVLSCEAPQFEFVFENINYLKNAIKAVSPFLKRLPQEQRETFLMECLQELAKLKTCRDDGKMAARYHLMIAHFQRPE; this is encoded by the exons ATGGAGGATGCCCAGCTGTACGCGTCGGCCAATGCCATGCAGAAGCGTGATGCTCTTCTGGTACTGACGGAATTCCTGCCTCAAATGGCgtggcaggaggaaggggagatgattCTGGACATTGGCTGTGGCTCTG GTGACGTGACCCGGAACCTCCTGATGCCACTCCTTCCACGGGTGGAAAAGGTCACAGGGGTTGACCTCTCCCACGAGATGGTCAATTTCGCCTCGAAGACCTTCCAGCACAACTCACTGGCTTTCCAGCAACTGGACATTGAAAGGGTTATCCAGCCTCGCCAAGTGTTCCCTGAAGGTTTCACTAAG gtctTCTCCTTCTACTGCCTgcactgggtcaaaggtcaggagaaCTGCCTGACCAACATCTTCCAGCTGCTGCAGCCAGGTGGGGAGACCCTGCTCGTGTTCCTGGCTTCGAACCCTCTCTTTACCATGTACGAAATCATGAGCCAGAAGCCACAGTGGCAACAATACATGCAG GACGTCAGCAATTACATTCCGTCGTACCAGCACAAGACGGACCCTGTACAGGCTATGGTTGACGTCGCTGAGGATGTTGGTTTCGAAGTCCTCTCGTGTGAGGCGCCACAGTTTGAATTCGTTTTCGAAAACATTAACTACTTGAAGA ACGCCATCAAGGCTGTGAGCCCCTTCCTGAAGCGGCTCCCACAGGAGCAACGGGAGACCTTCCTGATGGAGTGCCTTCAGGAGTTGGCCAAGCTCAAGACGTGCAGGGATGACGGGAAGATGGCTGCTCGCTACCACCTCATGATCGCACACTTCCAGCGCCCCGAGTGA